GGGACGCCGACTGGCTTTTGCCCAGGCGGACGGGTCGGTCCGGTGGGACGCCATGCTGCCGCAGGAGGGGATTGGCGTGGATCCCACCACGCCCTGGTACGCGGTTGACGGGATCGTGATCGGGGATCGCGGCTGGGCGGCGTTCGATCTGGCGACTGGAGCGAACCTGGTCGAGGGAATTGAGGACTGCCCCGGCGTGCAGGTGTTCCCCGGTCGGCACCTGTGGTGCCATTCGACCGCCTATGACCGGCCGCCCCAGGTGGTTCAACATGGGGACGCTGAGCCGGCAACGGTCCATTTCGCCACCGCGCTGGCCCGGTTCGCCTGGATCGAACACCCCGGCAACCTGCTCTTGGCATCCGATGCCGCGCCCTTCACCACAACCGGTTACGGGCCGATTGACCCCGTCACGGAGACACCGATCGGATCCTGGACCATTGAATTTGAGCAGGTCGAATGGGCCGTTTGGAACGGCGGGGAAATGATTGCGGCCCTCGCTGGCCAGGGAATCTCCTTCGTTGACCTGGCCACGGGCGAAGTGGTCTCCAAAGCGGACTACGCGGATTCGGCCAGCAGCCGGGCGGTCGGCTCGGACTGCCGATTCCTTGATGACTCAAGGCTCCTGGTCCTGTATGACAGCTTCCCCAAGGCCCGCGGGGCGGCGCTGATTGACGCCCGCACAGGTGAGAGCCTTGGCTCCTTCGAGGCGCTGGCAGTCAAGGCCCCACACGGACCACGCGCCGCCGAACCGTACATCATCGCGGCGACCGAGGGCACCGTCCCCGTGCGCTCCGCGCGCATGCTCCACTACTTGGTCCCGACGCCTGCTCTGACTCAGACGCCAGACAATCCGAGACAAGGGGAGTGACCGCGGCGCTGGCGATGCCCGCAGGCGTCACGCCTGGCTTTCGCGGCCTTGGCTCTGGGCGTCGAAGGGGCAGGGACCCAATGACCAAGAGCGTTCGTCGGTCGCGGAGAACAGCTCGCGGCGCCGACGGATTCTTTCGCGTTCGCTGGCCGGGTCGGGGTTCGGCACCGACACCAGAAGCTCTTGCGTGTAGGGGTGCCGCGGAGACTCGATGACCGTCATGGTTGGCCCCGCTTCGACTATCTGCCCGCCATACATGACGATCACCTCGTGGCAGGTTTGCGCGACCACCGCCAGGTCGTGGGAGATCAAGATGTAGGCCGTCTGGGTTTCGGTCTGGATCCGGGCCAGCAACTCAAGGATTTCGGCCTGGATTGTGACGTCCAGCGATGACACGGGCTCGTCAAGCGCGATCAGTTCTGGTTTGAGCATCAAAGCCCGTGCGATCGCGATCCGCTGGCGTTGCCCCCCGGAGAACTCGTGCGGGAACCGGCCCAGGACCCCCTGCGGCAGGTAGACCTCGTCTAGGACTTCGCGGATGCGCTGTCGGGCGTCCATCTTCGCGCCGGTGACCAGGAGCGGTTCGCGCAAGATGTCGCTGACCGTCATCCGGGGGTCAAGTGACGAGTACGGATCTTGGAACACCACGCCAATGCGCCGCCAGAACGCCCGCCGCGCGTCCTTGTCGCGATAGTCGAGGGTCTTGCCCTCCAAACTCACCGCTCCCCCCGTGGGCTCGTACAACCCCAGCAGCGTGCGCAGCAGCGTGGTCTTCCCCGAACCCGATTCGCC
The nucleotide sequence above comes from Bifidobacteriaceae bacterium. Encoded proteins:
- a CDS encoding ATP-binding cassette domain-containing protein, which translates into the protein MTGQAPASLLRVDQLTKHFQTHRPFQRRQTIHAVCCASFELSGGQTLGIVGESGSGKTTLLRTLLGLYEPTGGAVSLEGKTLDYRDKDARRAFWRRIGVVFQDPYSSLDPRMTVSDILREPLLVTGAKMDARQRIREVLDEVYLPQGVLGRFPHEFSGGQRQRIAIARALMLKPELIALDEPVSSLDVTIQAEILELLARIQTETQTAYILISHDLAVVAQTCHEVIVMYGGQIVEAGPTMTVIESPRHPYTQELLVSVPNPDPASERERIRRRRELFSATDERSWSLGPCPFDAQSQGRESQA
- a CDS encoding PQQ-like beta-propeller repeat protein; this translates as MTSPHSQVPGPHKNRRTVAAAVVVVVVVFAVGVAGGVVIWKNLAGREVSEPVSPVVPTRNDAYVEANQAGRPGPSQPGQPTVDLEMNGAFTVLWSTSTDGENMAVAANQVIVSGGGEEVPTMHGYDRATGERLWSVNGPELAGARCWDTDSTALMACASAADGGRLWLMNPATGAVELEKLGPAEAAEDWGLLRLLEVDGGYLLDYLSRGSVGEEEGRRLAFAQADGSVRWDAMLPQEGIGVDPTTPWYAVDGIVIGDRGWAAFDLATGANLVEGIEDCPGVQVFPGRHLWCHSTAYDRPPQVVQHGDAEPATVHFATALARFAWIEHPGNLLLASDAAPFTTTGYGPIDPVTETPIGSWTIEFEQVEWAVWNGGEMIAALAGQGISFVDLATGEVVSKADYADSASSRAVGSDCRFLDDSRLLVLYDSFPKARGAALIDARTGESLGSFEALAVKAPHGPRAAEPYIIAATEGTVPVRSARMLHYLVPTPALTQTPDNPRQGE